The nucleotide window CCAATTGCGGCATTGATTTTTTTGGACATTGCCAAGAAGGAACACATACCCAAGAAAAACGCGAGCGCCATGTTTTCAATAAAAACTGAGCGCACAAATAAACTTAATAAATGTTCCATTATGCGATCTCCTGAGTTTTCACAGAGTTAGGCGCAATTTTGAAAGATACTTTTTCCACTTGATTTTTCTTCCAAGTACGAACGCCCCAAATAATCATGCCGATAATAAAGAACGCACTCGGAGGAAGTAACAGCAACCCATTAGGAACATACCAACCACCATCGGTAACCACTGGCATGATTTGAATACCAAACCATTTGCCCGCACCAAAAATCTCACGGATAGTTGCAATTACAATCAAAAGCGCCGAATAACCTAACCCGTGACCAATACCATCAAGGAAGCTGGGAACAGGTGGATTTTTCAAAGCAAATGCTTCGGTGCGCCCCATAACAATACAGTTGGTGATAATCAGGCCTACGAATACAGAAAGCTGCTTGCTAATGTCATAAGCAACCGCTTTCAGGACTTGGTCCACCACAATTACCAGCGCAGAAATAATGATCATCTGCGCGATAATACGCACACTGCTGGGTAAATAATTACGCACAAGTGACACAAAAAAGTTAGAGAACGCCGAAACCAAGGTCAGGCCAATTGCCATAACCAGGCTAACTTTTACACTGGAAGTTACCGCCAGTGCCGAGCAAATGCCAAGAATTTGGAGAATAACTGGATTGTTTTCAACAATTGGCTTTACAAGGAGATCTTTCGTCTTGCTACTCATAATTATGCCTCTCCATTTTTCAGATTAGTGAGGAAAGGTTTGAAGCCGTTGTCGCCCATCCAGTATTTAACTAAATTGTTGACACCAACACTGGTCAAAGTGGCTCCCGCCAAACCATCAACTTTGTATTCACCTTCTGGGGTTGACTCATCAACGTGGCCTTTTATCACGCTAACTTTAACGTCTCCAGCATCAGAATAAACTTTCTTCTCCAACCAAATAGATTTCCATTTTGGATTATCAACTTCTCCACCAAGACCCGGGGTCTCAGCATGAGAATAAAACCCAAAACCGAGAATAGTATTTAAATCCTTATCCAAAGCGATAAAGCCAGCCATAGTTGACCAAAGACCTTTACCACGGACAGGAAGGATAACTCGACTCAGGTTGCCTGCATCATCATTCACCAAGAATACCTTTGCGTATTTCTCTCGATTAATGAGTTTGGCAATATCATCTTCAGGTTGAATACGATCAAACATGCCAGGTTTCTTGGCAGATGCAATTTGATCAAATTTATCGACATCAGTAACAGCATCAGTAAATTTACCAGTTTGCAAATCAACAATTTTCACTTGAATCTTGGCAAACTGATCATTTACTGAAACACCTTCCTGATACATACCTGCAACTTTCAAAACATTTTTCTGAAAGTCGAGGGCTTTATTCGCCTCTTGGTGCGGCCTCAACATAACGGCAGATCCAGCAACCAGAATAGACGCCACCAGACACATAATGAATGTGACGGTGATGGTGTATTTTGCGGTTTGATTAGACACGAGCCAGTCTCCGTTTGATGTTGGATTGAACGACGAAGTAGTCGATGGTCGGTGCAAACATGTTCGCAAACAGAATTGCCAACATCATGCCCTCAGGATAGGCAGGATTGACTACACGAATGGTAATCACCATAAACCCTATCAGCGCACCGTAGATCCACTTGCCTGCATCAGTCATTGATGCTGAAACCGGATCGGTAGCCATAAAGAACAAGCCAAACGCAAAACCACCGATAACAAAATGCCACCAGAAAGGCATTTGAAACATTGGGTTACTGCTGTCTGCACCAGCCCAGTTATACAACAGCGTTGTGAGCGTCGCACCGACCAATACACCAACAACAATACGAGTGGATGCGATCCCCATAATCAGCAGCGCAACACCGCCAATCATCAATGCCAATGCAGAGGTTTCACCAATAGAACCGTGCTCGAAACCAATAAACGCATCCAACCAGCTCACATGATTTACCACAGCATCCATACCTTGTTGGGCAGCAATAGATAATGTAGTAGCACCTGTGTAGCCATCCACAGCAGTCCATACCGCATCACCTGACATTTCAGCAGGGTAAGCGAAGAACAGGAATGCACGACCAGTCAGTGCAGGGTTCAAAAAGTTTTTGCCAGTTCCGCCAAATACTTCTTTACCGATAACCACACCAAAACTGATCCCTAAAGCAGCTTGCCACAAGGGCAAATCTGGAGGACAAGTCAAGGCAAACAGAATAGAGGTTACAAAGAAACCTTCGTTAACTTCGTGACCGCGCGTTGTGGCAAACAAGACCTCCCAGAAACCACCTACAATGAATACGGTGGCATAAATAGGCAGGAAGTAAGCAGCGCCTAGTACAAAGTTATCCCAGATACTGTCAGGATTGTGACCTGCAAACATTGCAGCGAGCGCACCATGCCAGTTATCGATGCCGGTAGCACCGGTAGCCGCAAGAATGGTATTGGCTTGCAAACCAACATTGTACATACCAAAAATCATGGCAGGCCATGCACACAACCATACCGTAATCATGATGCGCTTCAGGTCAATACCGTCGCGTACGTGAGAGGTAGACTTGGTGACATCTGCCGGTTTAAACAAACCGGTATCGATGGCCTCATAGAGTGAGTACCATTTTTCATATTTGCCGCCTTTATGGAAATGCGGCTCCATGTTGTCGAGTAATTTTCTCAGACTCATTTATTAGCCCTCATTTTCAATGCGAGTCAGGTTGTTACGCAGGATTGGGCCGTATTCATATTTGCCGGGGCACACAAAGGTACACAGCGCCAAATCTTCTTCGTCCAACTCCAGACAACCTAGTTTTTGTGCCATTTCGGTATCACCAACGATCAATGACCGGAGCAATTGCGTTGGCAGAATATCCAAAGGCATTACTTTCTCGTATGAACCTACAGGCACCATGGCACGTTCGGAACCATTGGTTGATGTAGTGAAAGCAAATTTCTTAGATCCAAACAACTTGGAAAGATAAATCCCAAGCACAGAGAACTTATTGGTACCCGCACGAAGATAATGCAGCATCTCGCGCTCGCGACCTTCTAACAGCACACTGACTTGAGTGTGGAAGCGGCCAAGGAAACTCAAATTGCCATGGGAACGACGACCACCAAATACAGAACCCGATATAACGCGATTCTCGCCCGATTTAGCTTGACCGGACGTCAGTTCATTCAAGTTGGCACCAACACGTGTGCGCACAAGACGAGGACGATCAACTTGTGGCCCCGCCAGTGCAACGATGCGCTCAACATTCAGCTTGCCTGATGTAAATAAGTTACCTATTGCAATTACATCCTGATAGCCAATAGTCCAGACGAATTTATGTGCATTGACCGGATCGAGGAAATGAATGTGCGTACCGGGATTACCTGCAGGATGAACACCGCCAAAGGTTTCAATACTGATGTTTGAACCCTGACCTTTCGGCAACTCAACACCTTCGGCCTGACACACAAATACTTTGCCTTCCGTCAAGCGTGCGAGCAAAGTCAAACCGTTTGCGAAGGCTTCCTTTTGGGTGGCAATAATGACCGCAGGATCAGCAGCAAGGGGATTGGTATCCATTGCCTGAACAAAAATGGAGCTAGGTTTTGAATCTAAAGCGGGTGCCTTGCTGTAGGGGCGAGTACGTAAGGCAGTCCACAAACCCGATTTCACTAAATTATCTTGTACCTGCTCACGACTCAAACCAGCCAATTCGCTTGCAGAATATTTAGCAAACTCAACAGCATCATCACCCTCAACATCAATTACCAGTGAGTGAAACACACGTTGATCGCCGCGGTTGATAGCAACAACAGTGCCTGCCGCTGGTGCGGTATAAATAACACCGGGGATTTTTTTATCAGAAAAGACTTCCTGACCCAGTTTGACTTTATCGCCTACCTGAACCGCCATAGTTGGCTTCATACCGTGGTAATCAAACCCGATTAAAGCTACTTGACGAATCTGTGGGCCATCTTCGATAGATTGATTGGGATTGCCTGTAATGGGCAAATCCAACCCTCGACGGATCTTTATCATACGTCTCTGCCTAGTCGTTCGAGTGGATGTAGACCTGGTTTCCCAAGCCGCGCGGTGCAAACACAGGCGTGTGCCAGCCATCATCGAGCAATTACTTCCTGGCGGGAATTGAACGTGATTTTGGGGGATGCCAATGTTGCAAGTTACGAGGAAAGTACGAAGCAATTACCTCCCAACGTGTTGGGCCAGTAACTTTCATACAATCGTTGCACAAGATCTACGGATACAATCGCAAAATATGCACAACAGATTGATTTATAGGAAGTTTTAAATAGCCCTAGTAAAACGCGGGAATTATAAACGCCACCCTGCCCCCGCACCAGACTAAAGCCTCGAATTAATGTATGTTTTACAAGGGTTTTTCGCCAAAGTGCGTATTTTTCAGGCGAACATATTCAATGATCACAAAAGATGAAATTTATTCTCATTTAGGCAAAGGATATGGGCATCACGAAGACATGCCTGACGCGCAGTTTATTTGCACTGACAACCACCTTCAGACCATCAGGATAGGTAAAATGCCGCTCCTCACCACACAAACAATATTTAATTGAAGAGCAATCACACCACTCATGCTTTATTCGCTGAATGAACCACCAATATCCACCCGTTCCGGCAACCGTCAATATTGGGGGCAGCTATACGGTGCTTCCCAAGCTGCCGCTATTGTAAATGCCGCTAAAGCCTATCAGGGGCTTAGTCTGGTTATCGCTGCCGACAGCAGCACCGCAATACGATTGGAAACTGAATTAACTTTTTTTGCAGGAACCGCAAATCACTTACCAGTACTGCAATTAGCTGATTGGGAAACCCTGCCCTACGACACCATCTCTCCTCATCAGGACATCATTTCCGAACGCTTACGTACCCTTTATCAACTACCATCGGTCAAGCAAGGCATTCTGGTTGTACCGATTACCACGCTGCTACAAAGGTTAATGCCACACAGTTATTTAATTGGTAGCAGTCTGATGGTATCCGTCGGCGAACAGATTGATACAAACCAACTGCGCCATAACCTTGAGCGCGCAGGTTATCGCTGTGTGGATACTGTT belongs to Cellvibrio sp. pealriver and includes:
- a CDS encoding NADH:ubiquinone reductase (Na(+)-transporting) subunit D codes for the protein MSSKTKDLLVKPIVENNPVILQILGICSALAVTSSVKVSLVMAIGLTLVSAFSNFFVSLVRNYLPSSVRIIAQMIIISALVIVVDQVLKAVAYDISKQLSVFVGLIITNCIVMGRTEAFALKNPPVPSFLDGIGHGLGYSALLIVIATIREIFGAGKWFGIQIMPVVTDGGWYVPNGLLLLPPSAFFIIGMIIWGVRTWKKNQVEKVSFKIAPNSVKTQEIA
- a CDS encoding Na(+)-translocating NADH-quinone reductase subunit C encodes the protein MSNQTAKYTITVTFIMCLVASILVAGSAVMLRPHQEANKALDFQKNVLKVAGMYQEGVSVNDQFAKIQVKIVDLQTGKFTDAVTDVDKFDQIASAKKPGMFDRIQPEDDIAKLINREKYAKVFLVNDDAGNLSRVILPVRGKGLWSTMAGFIALDKDLNTILGFGFYSHAETPGLGGEVDNPKWKSIWLEKKVYSDAGDVKVSVIKGHVDESTPEGEYKVDGLAGATLTSVGVNNLVKYWMGDNGFKPFLTNLKNGEA
- a CDS encoding NADH:ubiquinone reductase (Na(+)-transporting) subunit B, with product MSLRKLLDNMEPHFHKGGKYEKWYSLYEAIDTGLFKPADVTKSTSHVRDGIDLKRIMITVWLCAWPAMIFGMYNVGLQANTILAATGATGIDNWHGALAAMFAGHNPDSIWDNFVLGAAYFLPIYATVFIVGGFWEVLFATTRGHEVNEGFFVTSILFALTCPPDLPLWQAALGISFGVVIGKEVFGGTGKNFLNPALTGRAFLFFAYPAEMSGDAVWTAVDGYTGATTLSIAAQQGMDAVVNHVSWLDAFIGFEHGSIGETSALALMIGGVALLIMGIASTRIVVGVLVGATLTTLLYNWAGADSSNPMFQMPFWWHFVIGGFAFGLFFMATDPVSASMTDAGKWIYGALIGFMVITIRVVNPAYPEGMMLAILFANMFAPTIDYFVVQSNIKRRLARV
- a CDS encoding Na(+)-translocating NADH-quinone reductase subunit A, which produces MIKIRRGLDLPITGNPNQSIEDGPQIRQVALIGFDYHGMKPTMAVQVGDKVKLGQEVFSDKKIPGVIYTAPAAGTVVAINRGDQRVFHSLVIDVEGDDAVEFAKYSASELAGLSREQVQDNLVKSGLWTALRTRPYSKAPALDSKPSSIFVQAMDTNPLAADPAVIIATQKEAFANGLTLLARLTEGKVFVCQAEGVELPKGQGSNISIETFGGVHPAGNPGTHIHFLDPVNAHKFVWTIGYQDVIAIGNLFTSGKLNVERIVALAGPQVDRPRLVRTRVGANLNELTSGQAKSGENRVISGSVFGGRRSHGNLSFLGRFHTQVSVLLEGREREMLHYLRAGTNKFSVLGIYLSKLFGSKKFAFTTSTNGSERAMVPVGSYEKVMPLDILPTQLLRSLIVGDTEMAQKLGCLELDEEDLALCTFVCPGKYEYGPILRNNLTRIENEG